One part of the Glycine soja cultivar W05 chromosome 11, ASM419377v2, whole genome shotgun sequence genome encodes these proteins:
- the LOC114373158 gene encoding uncharacterized protein LOC114373158: MDEPSSDAATASATRKNKADPGWKYCHSLVEGDINTIVCNFCGKITNGGITRAKQHLIGKSGDVATCKKTPPNVVEELKEYMATKKSGTTYSTSGSGNMANIRDFEFGEPIGCDGSEEDEFADCCNVAASAKTKCETKKGPMDKFCKNLENAINRRKMEMLRQMNIRESMDKNEVLKVHQHIARFWYQAGLSFNLIKLKSFENMVAAIGQYGPHLPIPSYHDIRVPLLKKEVEYTENLMKGHREQWVKYGCTIMSDAWTDRKQRYIINFFINSQAGTMFLKSVDGSDFVKTGEKLFELLDAIVEEVGEENVVQVVIDNGSNYVLAGKLLEEKRKHIYWTPCAAHCIDLMLEDIGKLPLIRKTIRRAINLVGFIYAHSSTLSLLRNFTNKRELVRHAITRFATSYLTLERLHKEKANIRKMFTSDEWTLNKLSKEPKGK, translated from the coding sequence ATGGATGAACCATCATCCGATGCTGCTACTGCAAGTGCAACAAGGAAAAATAAGGCAGACCCAGGCTGGAAATATTGCCATTCACTAGTGGAAGGAGATATAAACACCATTGTTTGTAATTTCTGTGGAAAAATCACTAATGGAGGAATAACCCGAGCCAAACAACACCTGATTGGGAAGTCGGGCGACGTTGCAACTTGCAAGAAAACTCCCCCAAATGTAGTCGAAGAGTTGAAGGAATATATGGCTACAAAAAAAAGTGGGACCACTTACAGTACTTCTGGCAGTGGTAATATGGCAAATATAAGAGACTTTGAATTTGGTGAACCGATTGGATGTGATGGAAGTGAAGAAGATGAGTTTGCGGACTGCTGTAATGTTGCTGCAAGTGCAAAGACaaagtgtgagactaaaaaaggACCAATGGACAAATTTTGTAAGAATCTAGAAAATGCAATCAATCGGAGAAAAATGGAGATGCTAAGGCAAATGAACATAAGAGAGTCAATGGATAAGAATGAAGTATTGAAGGTGCATCAACATATTGCTCGCTTTTGGTACCAAGCAGGTTTGTCATTCAACCTCATTAAATTGAAAAGCTTTGAGAACATGGTTGCAGCCATTGGTCAATATGGGCCACATTTGCCCATTCCTAGCTATCATGACATCAGAGTTCCACTCTTGAAGAAGGAAGTTGAATATACTGAAAATTTGATGAAAGGCCATAGGGAGCAATGGGTCAAGTATGGTTGTACTATTATGTCCGATGCATGGACTGATCGGAAACAAAGAtacatcattaatttttttattaactctcAAGCTGGTACCATGTTTTTGAAGTCTGTTGATGGCTCTGATTTTGTAAAAACAGGTGAAAAGCTTTTTGAGTTGCTTGATGCCATTGTGGAGGAAGTTGGAGAAGAGAATGTTGTTCAAGTTGTAATCGATAATGGGAGCAACTATGTTTTAGCGGGTAAGTTGTTGGAGGAGAAAAGGAAACATATTTATTGGACTCCTTGTGCAGCTCATTGTATTGATTTGATGCTTGAAGATATTGGGAAGCTTCCCTTGATAAGGAAGACAATTAGAAGGGCAATTAATCTAGTTGGGTTTATCTATGCCCATTCTAGTACCTTAAGTTTGTTGAGAAATTTTACAAACAAGAGGGAATTGGTGAGACATGCTATTACTAGATTTGCCACTTCTTATCTAACCTTGGAAAGGCTTCACAAAGAGAAAGCCAATATTAGAAAAATGTTTACTTCTGATgaatggaccttgaacaagctatCTAAGGAGCCTAAGGGAAAATAA
- the LOC114373159 gene encoding uncharacterized protein LOC114373159: MAPLVKVLRLVDGERKPAMGYIYEAMDKAKETIIKSFNNNESKYKDVFAIIDKRWNCQLHRPLHAAAHFLNPEFFYDNTDLEFDFEVTNGLFECIKKLIPQFDVQQNILTELHLYNIGADHFGSDFAMAQRKTHSPTYWWRMFGSQTPNLQKLPIKILSLTCSASGCFGGWKCRMYTRRKKQKTSVAAAQTSKKQAMVVGSSSRKQKEVQENDEDLDVEENIDVESEEEEIMVNFEASDGEEGKGDAPLPYDNNEDDYVGIGEDD; this comes from the exons ATGGCTCCACTTGTGAAAGTGCTTCGTCTTGTGGATGGTGAAAGGAAACCAGCCATGGGCTATATTTATGAAGCAATGGACAAggcaaaagaaacaattatcaAGTCTTTCAACAACAATGAAAGCAAGTACAAAGATGTGTTTGCAATCATTGATAAAAGATGGAATTGTCAGCTTCATAGGCCATTGCATGCAGCTGCCCACTTCTTAAATCCAGAGTTTTTTTATGACAACACTGacttggagtttgattttgaggtCACCAATGGTTTGTTTGAGTGCATTAAGAAGTTGATTCCACAATTTGATGTGCAACAAAACATTCTAACCGAGCTGCATCTTTACAACATTGGTGCTGACCACTTTGGTTCCGACTTTGCAATGgctcaaaggaaaacccattctcCTA CATATTGGTGGCGAATGTTTGGGTCACAAACTCCAAATTTGCAGAAGCTACCTATTAAGATTTTGAGTTTGACTTGCAGTGCTTCAGGAT GCTTTGGGGGTTGGAAGTGTAGGATGTATACTAGGCggaaaaagcaaaaaacaagTGTTGCTGCTGCCCAAACTTCTAAAAAACAGGCAATGGTTGTTGGATCTTCATCAAGGAAGCAAAAAGAAGTCCAAGAAAATGATGAGGATCTAGATGTTGAGGAGAATATTGATGTTgaatctgaagaagaagaaatcatggTCAATTTTGAGGCGTCTGATGGGGAAGAGGGAAAGGGAGATGCTCCATTACCATATGATAACAACGAAGATGATTATGTTGGGATTGGAGAAGATGATTAG